Proteins from one Rhizobium bangladeshense genomic window:
- the ltnD gene encoding L-threonate dehydrogenase — translation MMPLSENSGPAVIAAVIGLGSMGMGMALSMKRKGLDVVGYDITPGAVDRFVAEGGRGAASPADAAADADIVVSVVVNGAQTESVLFGPQGIAATMKADAVFISSATMDPAVARNLAERAEALGLHYLDAPISGGAAKAARGELTIMASGSRKAFKTARPALDAMAGKVYELGNAAGTGAAFKMINQLLAGVHIAAACEAITFAAKQGLDLDKVYEVITASAGNSWMFENRVPHILAGDYAPLSSIEIFVKDLGIVQDMARSERYPTPLAAAALQMYLAAAGAGMGRDDDSSLARLYAKLSGAELPGSAKEPQSL, via the coding sequence ATGATGCCGCTTTCTGAAAACTCGGGCCCTGCCGTTATTGCAGCCGTCATCGGCCTTGGTTCCATGGGCATGGGAATGGCCCTGTCCATGAAGCGCAAAGGTCTCGACGTCGTTGGATATGACATAACGCCCGGCGCGGTGGACCGCTTCGTCGCCGAAGGCGGACGCGGCGCTGCATCCCCGGCTGACGCCGCTGCGGATGCCGACATCGTCGTCTCCGTTGTGGTCAACGGAGCGCAGACCGAGTCCGTGCTGTTCGGACCCCAGGGCATTGCGGCGACGATGAAGGCCGACGCTGTCTTCATCTCATCGGCAACGATGGACCCCGCCGTCGCGCGCAATCTTGCGGAGCGGGCGGAGGCTTTGGGTCTGCACTATCTCGATGCGCCGATTTCAGGCGGCGCCGCCAAGGCCGCCCGAGGCGAGCTGACGATTATGGCTTCCGGTTCCCGAAAGGCCTTCAAGACCGCGCGTCCGGCCCTCGATGCCATGGCCGGCAAAGTCTACGAGCTCGGCAACGCGGCCGGAACCGGCGCCGCCTTCAAGATGATCAACCAGCTTCTCGCCGGCGTGCATATCGCAGCCGCATGCGAGGCGATAACATTTGCGGCCAAGCAGGGTCTGGACCTCGACAAGGTCTATGAGGTCATCACCGCCTCGGCCGGCAATTCCTGGATGTTTGAAAACCGCGTGCCGCATATACTGGCCGGGGACTATGCTCCGCTCAGCAGCATTGAGATCTTCGTTAAGGATCTCGGAATCGTCCAGGATATGGCCCGCTCCGAACGATATCCCACACCGCTCGCGGCAGCCGCTCTGCAAATGTACCTGGCGGCCGCCGGAGCCGGCATGGGCCGTGACGACGATTCCTCGCTGGCGCGCCTCTACGCCAAACTCTCTGGCGCAGAATTGCCCGGCTCCGCCAAGGAGCCTCAGAGCCTGTAA
- a CDS encoding LacI family DNA-binding transcriptional regulator, with protein MEFKHQATVTLAEVAEAAGVGESTVSRVLRNHGSFSGKTRDRVMAAVERLGYVPNRIAGTLASTTSRLVAFVIPSLSNIVFADVLRGAGAVLEENRYQAVFSVTDYDPGKEEALAAAMLAWRPAAVMLAGYEHTDATAKMLRASGCRVVELLDLDGDALDIAVGFSNRAAGRESAAFLLRRGYRRIGYVGHDLSRDTRAGKRFLSFCETLDANGTPLIAREILSGASSVENGRQGLEQLLARATDLDAVYFSNDDMALGGYFHCLARGIAIPSRLAIFGYNGLDIGRAIPQPLSTIRTPRVATGQTAAQLVVANAPPQAIDLGFELIEGATA; from the coding sequence ATGGAATTCAAGCATCAGGCGACGGTTACCCTTGCAGAAGTCGCGGAAGCGGCGGGCGTCGGGGAGAGCACGGTGTCGCGGGTTCTGCGCAACCACGGTTCGTTTTCGGGAAAGACGCGCGACCGGGTGATGGCCGCCGTGGAACGGCTAGGCTATGTGCCGAACCGGATCGCCGGAACGCTCGCTTCCACCACTTCACGCCTTGTAGCCTTCGTCATTCCCTCGCTGTCCAACATCGTCTTTGCCGACGTGCTGCGCGGTGCCGGCGCCGTCCTGGAGGAAAACCGATATCAGGCGGTTTTCTCGGTGACCGACTATGATCCGGGCAAAGAGGAAGCGCTCGCGGCCGCGATGCTTGCCTGGCGACCGGCGGCAGTGATGCTGGCGGGGTACGAGCATACCGACGCCACGGCGAAGATGTTGCGTGCCAGCGGATGCCGGGTTGTGGAACTGCTCGATCTGGATGGCGATGCTCTCGATATCGCCGTCGGCTTCTCGAACCGTGCGGCCGGGCGCGAGAGCGCTGCGTTTCTGCTCAGGCGAGGCTACCGCCGGATCGGCTATGTCGGTCACGACCTGAGCCGCGACACCCGCGCGGGCAAGCGCTTTTTGAGCTTTTGCGAAACTCTGGACGCCAACGGAACTCCCCTCATCGCCCGCGAGATTCTGTCGGGCGCTTCTTCGGTGGAAAACGGCAGACAGGGGCTGGAGCAGCTCCTTGCAAGGGCGACTGATCTCGATGCGGTCTACTTTTCCAACGACGACATGGCGCTCGGCGGTTACTTTCATTGTCTTGCCCGGGGAATCGCCATCCCCTCGCGGCTCGCCATTTTCGGCTACAACGGTCTCGATATCGGCCGGGCAATACCGCAACCCCTATCGACCATCCGGACGCCGCGCGTGGCGACGGGACAAACAGCCGCGCAGTTGGTCGTCGCCAACGCGCCGCCGCAGGCCATCGATCTCGGTTTTGAACTGATCGAAGGGGCAACTGCGTAA
- a CDS encoding aldolase, with the protein MSDARLREEICRYGRSLFERGLTPGSSGNISLRLEDGGWLVTPTNASLGFLDPARISRLDAEGRLLSGDKPTKEIPLHTALYDTRGSARAIVHLHSTHAVALTMLPEIDPRAALPPMTPYYLMRAGETALVPYYRPGDPAVADAIRGLAGRYSSVLLANHGPVVAGDSLEAAVFATEELEETAKLYLLLRNLNPRFLSPAQVADLVNTFGLDLPSHHDHNHD; encoded by the coding sequence ATGTCCGACGCGCGCCTGCGTGAGGAAATCTGCCGATACGGTCGCTCGCTGTTCGAGCGCGGGCTGACGCCCGGTTCGTCCGGCAACATATCGTTGCGGCTGGAAGACGGCGGCTGGCTGGTAACGCCGACCAACGCCTCGCTCGGTTTTCTCGACCCGGCGCGTATCTCGAGGCTCGACGCGGAAGGCCGATTGCTGTCCGGCGACAAGCCGACCAAGGAAATCCCGCTTCACACGGCGCTCTACGATACGCGCGGCAGCGCCCGCGCCATCGTCCATCTCCACTCCACCCATGCCGTGGCGCTGACCATGCTGCCGGAGATCGATCCGCGTGCTGCCCTGCCGCCGATGACGCCATATTATTTGATGAGGGCCGGCGAAACCGCTTTGGTGCCCTATTATCGTCCCGGCGATCCGGCGGTCGCCGACGCTATCCGCGGGCTGGCAGGCCGATATTCGTCGGTGCTTCTGGCCAATCATGGACCTGTTGTCGCCGGCGACAGCCTGGAGGCGGCGGTCTTCGCAACCGAGGAACTGGAGGAAACGGCGAAGCTCTATCTGCTGTTGCGCAACCTCAATCCCCGGTTCCTCAGCCCGGCTCAGGTGGCTGATCTCGTCAATACCTTCGGCCTCGATCTTCCCTCGCATCACGACCACAACCACGATTGA
- a CDS encoding haloacid dehalogenase type II yields MTTFRPKYITFDCYGTLTNFQMAEAARDLYGDQLDEPRMVEFVRNFAAYRLDEIMGAWKPYAEVVHNSLERTCKRNGVTFRDEAAQIVYERVPTWGPHRDVPGGLARVAREIPLVILSNAMDAQIMSNVEKLGAPFHAVYTAQQANAYKPRFQAFEYMFDMLGCGPEDVLHCSSSFRYDLMSAHDLGIKNKVWVNRGHEPANPYYGYVEIPDISGLPGVVGL; encoded by the coding sequence ATGACGACGTTCCGTCCGAAATACATCACCTTCGATTGCTACGGCACGCTGACCAATTTTCAGATGGCGGAAGCGGCACGCGATCTCTACGGCGACCAGCTCGACGAGCCGCGGATGGTGGAGTTCGTCAGGAATTTCGCCGCCTATCGTCTCGACGAGATCATGGGAGCCTGGAAGCCCTACGCCGAGGTGGTGCACAACTCGCTCGAGCGGACATGCAAGCGCAACGGCGTGACATTTCGCGACGAAGCAGCGCAAATCGTTTATGAGCGTGTTCCCACCTGGGGGCCGCACCGGGACGTACCGGGGGGCCTCGCCAGGGTCGCCCGGGAAATTCCGCTGGTGATCCTGTCGAATGCCATGGATGCGCAGATCATGTCGAATGTCGAAAAGCTCGGCGCGCCCTTCCACGCGGTGTATACCGCTCAGCAGGCCAATGCTTACAAGCCGCGTTTCCAGGCTTTTGAATACATGTTCGACATGCTGGGCTGCGGGCCGGAGGACGTGCTGCACTGCTCGTCTTCCTTCCGCTACGATCTGATGTCGGCGCACGATCTCGGCATCAAGAACAAGGTGTGGGTCAATCGCGGCCACGAGCCGGCTAACCCCTATTACGGCTATGTCGAAATTCCCGATATCTCCGGCTTGCCTGGCGTGGTCGGCCTCTGA
- a CDS encoding NAD(P)/FAD-dependent oxidoreductase, with product MQFQSYWHDTARPFAHAVQGPVEGHYDVAVIGAGFTGLAAARQLAKAGVKVVVLEAERVGWGASGRNGGHLNNGLAHSFLSAKSALGPERAIALYRAFDDSIDTIETIIAEEGIDCNFRRAGKLKLASKPQHFNAIARNFEAVHKEVDPETALLSAGDLKSEVGSPFHGAMLSKKSAMMHMGCYVVGLAAAAVRHGAVIFEKAAVTGHRQGNGRHSLETGRGTVTADHVLVATGAYTPSTFGYFRRRIISVGSFLLATRPLSDAEVAATMPGNRTCVTSMNIGNYFRLSPDKRLIFGGRARFSATSDQRSDAKSGDILRAGLAEIFPQLAGIEIDYCWGGLVDMTKDRYPRAGYADGVWYAMGYSGHGAQLSTHLGMIIADAIMGKADRNPVKGLGWPAVPGHFGKPWFLPVVGLYYKTLDRFM from the coding sequence ATGCAGTTCCAATCCTACTGGCACGACACGGCCCGCCCTTTTGCCCATGCAGTTCAAGGTCCGGTCGAAGGACATTATGATGTCGCCGTCATCGGCGCCGGCTTTACCGGGCTTGCGGCAGCGCGCCAGCTTGCGAAAGCCGGTGTCAAGGTCGTCGTGCTGGAGGCCGAACGTGTGGGCTGGGGGGCGTCGGGACGCAATGGCGGCCATCTCAACAACGGGCTTGCCCACAGTTTCCTGTCCGCAAAGTCAGCGCTTGGCCCGGAACGGGCCATCGCACTTTATCGGGCGTTCGATGACTCGATCGACACGATCGAGACGATCATCGCCGAGGAGGGGATCGACTGCAATTTCCGTCGTGCCGGAAAGTTGAAGCTTGCCTCCAAGCCGCAGCATTTCAATGCCATTGCCCGCAATTTCGAGGCTGTGCATAAAGAGGTCGATCCGGAGACGGCGCTTCTTTCGGCGGGTGACTTGAAGAGTGAGGTCGGCTCGCCCTTCCATGGCGCCATGCTCTCGAAGAAGAGCGCAATGATGCATATGGGTTGCTATGTCGTCGGGCTCGCCGCAGCAGCCGTCCGCCACGGCGCCGTCATTTTCGAAAAGGCTGCCGTGACCGGCCACAGGCAAGGCAACGGCCGCCACAGCCTCGAGACGGGGCGAGGCACCGTCACCGCCGACCACGTGCTGGTCGCGACAGGCGCCTATACGCCGTCGACCTTCGGCTATTTCCGCCGCCGGATTATTTCCGTCGGCAGCTTTCTGCTCGCCACCCGACCGCTGAGCGACGCCGAAGTCGCAGCGACCATGCCGGGAAACCGGACCTGTGTCACCTCGATGAACATCGGCAACTATTTCCGGCTATCACCGGACAAACGGCTGATCTTCGGTGGTCGCGCCCGCTTTTCCGCGACGTCGGATCAGCGGTCGGATGCAAAGAGCGGCGATATCCTGCGCGCCGGTCTGGCTGAAATCTTCCCGCAACTTGCCGGCATTGAGATCGATTATTGCTGGGGCGGGCTCGTCGATATGACGAAAGACCGCTATCCCCGCGCGGGCTATGCCGACGGCGTTTGGTATGCCATGGGCTATTCCGGCCACGGCGCCCAGCTCTCCACCCACCTCGGCATGATCATCGCTGATGCGATAATGGGCAAGGCGGATCGCAATCCGGTAAAAGGCCTTGGATGGCCTGCCGTCCCCGGCCATTTCGGCAAGCCGTGGTTCCTGCCGGTCGTCGGGCTCTATTACAAGACACTTGATCGCTTTATGTAA
- a CDS encoding NAD-dependent succinate-semialdehyde dehydrogenase, whose amino-acid sequence MNGLRDRSLLRQQGLIGGEWCGAAAGRTIEVIDPATQNVLGSVPDMDGADTRAAIAAAEKAFGPWRAKTHAERAALLEAWHDLMLDNIEDLALILTTEQGKPLTEARGEIRYGASFLKWFSEEARRIGGTTIPSPTADRRIVVLKEPVGVSAVITPWNFPNAMITRKVGPALAAGCTVVIKPSELTPFSTLALAVLAERAGIPKGVINIVTGMPAAIGDELMTNQTVRKISFTGSTRVGSLLMRGAADSVKRLSLELGGNAPFIVFDDADLDLAVEGAIASKFRNGGQTCVCANRLLVQSGVYDAFAAKLGARVSSMKVGAGTEAGTDIGPMINKAAIEKIKRHVGDAVEKGAKILAAADSMPAGDQYAAPMVLGDATVDMQLASEETFGPVAPLFRFDTEEEAIRIANSTPFGLAAYFYTESLKRSWRVGEALEFGMIGLNTGAISTEVAPFGGVKQSGLGREGAQCGIEEYLEMKSFHIGGLS is encoded by the coding sequence ATGAACGGTTTAAGGGATCGCAGCCTGCTGCGCCAGCAAGGGCTCATCGGCGGAGAATGGTGCGGGGCCGCAGCCGGGCGCACGATCGAGGTGATCGATCCGGCGACGCAGAATGTGCTGGGCAGCGTCCCCGACATGGACGGGGCCGATACGCGGGCGGCAATAGCGGCGGCGGAAAAAGCCTTTGGCCCCTGGCGGGCAAAGACCCATGCCGAGCGCGCCGCCCTGCTCGAGGCCTGGCACGATCTGATGCTCGACAATATCGAGGACCTGGCGCTGATCCTGACCACGGAACAGGGCAAGCCGCTGACGGAAGCGCGGGGCGAAATTCGATACGGCGCCTCGTTCCTCAAATGGTTTTCCGAGGAAGCACGCCGCATCGGCGGAACGACCATCCCCTCGCCCACCGCGGACCGGCGGATCGTTGTCCTGAAGGAGCCCGTCGGCGTGTCGGCGGTCATCACGCCGTGGAATTTTCCCAATGCGATGATTACGCGCAAGGTGGGGCCGGCGCTTGCGGCAGGTTGCACGGTCGTCATCAAACCATCGGAGCTGACGCCCTTTTCGACGCTGGCGCTTGCCGTACTGGCAGAACGGGCCGGCATCCCCAAGGGTGTGATCAACATCGTCACCGGCATGCCGGCCGCAATCGGCGACGAACTGATGACGAACCAGACCGTCCGCAAGATCTCTTTCACCGGCTCGACTCGAGTTGGGTCGCTGCTGATGCGCGGGGCGGCCGACAGCGTCAAGCGGCTCAGCCTCGAACTCGGCGGCAACGCGCCTTTCATCGTTTTCGACGATGCCGATCTCGATCTTGCCGTGGAAGGCGCCATCGCGTCGAAATTCCGCAATGGCGGGCAGACCTGCGTGTGCGCCAACCGTCTTCTTGTTCAGTCCGGCGTCTACGATGCCTTTGCCGCCAAACTCGGCGCGCGGGTTTCGTCCATGAAGGTCGGGGCAGGCACGGAGGCAGGCACGGATATCGGACCGATGATCAACAAGGCTGCGATCGAGAAGATCAAGCGTCACGTGGGGGATGCAGTAGAAAAGGGAGCGAAGATCCTCGCCGCCGCGGATTCCATGCCCGCAGGCGATCAATATGCCGCTCCAATGGTGCTTGGCGACGCGACTGTGGACATGCAGCTTGCCAGCGAAGAGACATTCGGGCCGGTTGCCCCGCTGTTCCGGTTCGACACCGAGGAAGAGGCGATCCGCATCGCAAATTCCACCCCCTTCGGCCTGGCGGCCTATTTCTACACGGAAAGCCTCAAACGGTCCTGGCGGGTCGGCGAGGCGCTCGAATTCGGCATGATCGGCCTGAACACGGGCGCCATCTCCACCGAGGTCGCTCCGTTTGGCGGCGTCAAGCAATCCGGCCTCGGGCGTGAGGGCGCACAATGCGGCATTGAGGAATATCTTGAAATGAAGAGCTTCCACATCGGCGGGCTTTCCTGA
- a CDS encoding tartrate dehydrogenase: MKSYKIALLPGDGIGRDVTDAAWAVLEKTAGSSGFCLGATRYPWSCDYYLENGSMMPADGIDTLRSFDAILLGAVGWPRKVPDSVSLHGLLLPIRKAFVQYANIRPHRLLPGVEGPLRSNGFDILCVRENTEGEYSGAGGRVHQGTDSEVAVETSIFTRKGVERILRFGFEQARARRGKLASVTKSNAQKYSMVFWDEITHRLSAEYPDVEVTSYHIDAMAARMVMAPESLDVVVASNLFGDILTDLGAAIQGGLGFAASANVNPDRSAPSMFEPVHGSAPDIAHLGIANPIAAIWSGAMMLEHLGEAAAAGRIMAAIEATTARGIGAIPGKDKTDAITASVLSALD; encoded by the coding sequence ATGAAGTCCTACAAGATCGCCCTTCTGCCCGGAGACGGCATCGGCCGCGACGTGACAGATGCAGCCTGGGCCGTGCTCGAAAAGACAGCCGGATCGAGCGGGTTTTGTCTTGGAGCGACCCGCTACCCCTGGTCCTGCGACTACTATCTCGAAAACGGCAGCATGATGCCCGCTGACGGGATCGATACGCTGAGGTCCTTCGACGCCATTCTGCTCGGCGCCGTCGGATGGCCTCGCAAGGTGCCGGATTCCGTGTCGCTGCATGGGCTGCTGCTGCCCATCCGCAAGGCTTTCGTGCAATATGCCAACATCCGCCCACACCGGCTGCTGCCGGGCGTAGAGGGACCGCTGCGGTCCAACGGCTTCGACATCCTCTGCGTCCGCGAAAATACCGAAGGCGAGTATTCCGGCGCCGGCGGCCGCGTGCACCAGGGCACCGACAGCGAGGTGGCGGTCGAAACCTCCATCTTCACCCGAAAGGGGGTCGAACGCATCCTGCGTTTCGGCTTCGAGCAAGCGCGTGCGCGGCGCGGCAAACTCGCGTCGGTGACCAAGTCCAACGCGCAGAAATATTCGATGGTCTTCTGGGACGAGATCACCCACCGGCTCTCGGCCGAATATCCCGATGTCGAAGTGACGAGCTACCATATCGACGCCATGGCTGCCCGCATGGTCATGGCGCCTGAGAGCCTCGATGTCGTGGTCGCATCCAATCTGTTCGGCGACATTCTGACCGACCTTGGCGCCGCCATCCAGGGCGGGCTCGGCTTCGCGGCATCCGCCAACGTCAATCCTGATCGCTCGGCGCCATCCATGTTCGAACCCGTACACGGTTCCGCGCCCGACATCGCTCATCTCGGCATCGCCAATCCGATAGCCGCCATCTGGTCCGGCGCAATGATGCTGGAGCATCTCGGAGAAGCGGCTGCCGCCGGAAGGATAATGGCCGCAATCGAGGCGACGACGGCGCGCGGCATCGGCGCCATACCCGGCAAGGACAAAACCGACGCGATCACGGCATCAGTGCTTTCAGCACTCGATTAG
- a CDS encoding aldehyde dehydrogenase family protein, translating to MTLSFDPNTISLPVGHFIGGRLMPAEAVIDMYRPSDGKPYAGCPLADAALVDQAVETAREALDRSNWGGVRPRERTTALQRWADLIEAEAETLARLESLSSTRPVGHLVAGDITVTAEQIRFFAEFADKEGGDLAPTDDANFGMIMTEPYGVVGAITPWNFPLSMAGWKLGPALAAGNAVVLKPSEMTPFSTLYLAELSVRAGLPAGLVNVVLGDGPTTGTAITGHPGISKVSFTGSTAAGAAIMANIARTGVKPMTLELGGKSPQLVFADADLDHAAGAIAASILSNAGQACICGSRLIVEAKVADALAAALLSRLAAIRPGPTWEETTDYSPVISERQIARMDGIIRAAIDDGAECLTGGRRLDREGYFYAPTLISGVTATSPAVLEEIFGPVLTIQTFEDEEEALRLADHPSYGLAAGLFTRDLSRAIRLTRRLQAGTVWVNRYGRSRDHILPTGGYKQSGIGKDLGREAYLANRKSKSVLISL from the coding sequence ATGACACTCAGCTTCGATCCGAACACGATTTCCCTGCCGGTGGGACATTTCATCGGCGGCCGGCTGATGCCGGCCGAAGCCGTCATCGACATGTATCGGCCGTCCGACGGCAAGCCCTATGCCGGCTGTCCGCTTGCCGACGCTGCCCTTGTCGATCAGGCCGTTGAAACGGCAAGGGAGGCGTTAGACAGGAGCAATTGGGGCGGCGTGCGGCCGCGTGAACGCACCACGGCGCTGCAGCGCTGGGCGGACCTCATCGAAGCCGAGGCGGAGACTCTCGCCAGGCTTGAGTCGCTCTCCTCAACCCGACCCGTCGGCCATCTCGTCGCCGGCGATATCACCGTTACCGCCGAGCAGATCCGCTTCTTTGCCGAATTCGCCGATAAGGAAGGCGGCGATCTCGCCCCAACCGACGACGCGAATTTCGGCATGATCATGACCGAGCCCTATGGCGTCGTCGGTGCCATCACCCCCTGGAATTTTCCCTTGTCGATGGCAGGTTGGAAGCTTGGCCCGGCGCTGGCAGCGGGCAATGCGGTGGTGTTGAAGCCATCGGAGATGACGCCGTTTTCGACACTCTATCTTGCCGAGCTCTCGGTGCGGGCCGGCCTGCCGGCCGGTCTCGTCAACGTCGTCCTTGGTGACGGTCCCACCACCGGAACCGCCATCACCGGGCATCCGGGAATTTCCAAAGTCAGCTTCACCGGCTCAACCGCGGCCGGTGCGGCGATCATGGCCAACATTGCCCGTACGGGGGTGAAGCCGATGACGCTGGAGCTCGGCGGCAAGAGTCCTCAGTTGGTCTTCGCGGATGCCGATCTCGATCACGCGGCAGGCGCCATCGCCGCCAGCATTTTGTCCAATGCCGGCCAGGCCTGCATATGCGGATCGCGCCTCATCGTCGAGGCCAAGGTTGCGGACGCGCTCGCAGCAGCACTGCTTTCCAGACTGGCGGCAATCCGGCCGGGGCCGACCTGGGAGGAAACGACCGATTATTCGCCCGTCATCTCCGAACGCCAGATCGCCCGCATGGATGGCATCATCCGCGCTGCCATCGACGACGGGGCCGAATGCCTTACGGGTGGCCGCCGGCTCGACCGCGAGGGTTATTTCTACGCACCGACGCTGATTTCGGGCGTGACGGCAACATCGCCGGCGGTTCTCGAGGAAATCTTCGGACCGGTCCTGACCATCCAGACCTTCGAGGATGAGGAGGAGGCGCTGAGGCTCGCCGACCATCCATCCTATGGGCTGGCAGCCGGCCTCTTCACCCGCGATCTCTCCCGTGCGATCCGCCTCACCCGCCGCCTGCAGGCCGGCACCGTCTGGGTCAACCGTTACGGCCGCTCGCGCGACCATATCCTGCCGACCGGCGGCTACAAGCAGTCCGGCATCGGTAAGGATCTCGGCCGCGAAGCCTATCTCGCCAACCGCAAGAGCAAGAGTGTGCTCATCAGCCTTTAA
- a CDS encoding cupin domain-containing protein: MSLLKTIDANPSQTPRESGPLPERLIAGNPTFKTWAQDVACAETVHTGVWEATPGETRSIKGETFEFCHILSGLVELTPDGGEPVIYKAGDSFVMKPGFSGVWKTIETVRKIYVTVT, translated from the coding sequence ATGTCCCTGCTCAAGACAATCGACGCCAACCCATCGCAGACGCCGCGCGAATCCGGCCCCCTTCCCGAGCGCCTGATCGCGGGCAATCCCACCTTCAAGACCTGGGCGCAGGACGTCGCTTGCGCCGAGACGGTTCATACCGGCGTATGGGAAGCAACGCCCGGTGAGACGCGTTCGATCAAGGGCGAGACATTCGAGTTCTGCCACATTCTTTCCGGCCTGGTCGAACTCACGCCGGACGGAGGAGAACCGGTGATCTACAAGGCCGGCGACAGTTTCGTCATGAAGCCTGGCTTTTCCGGCGTCTGGAAGACGATCGAGACGGTTCGCAAGATCTACGTGACCGTGACGTGA